A window of the Harmonia axyridis chromosome 5, icHarAxyr1.1, whole genome shotgun sequence genome harbors these coding sequences:
- the LOC123680983 gene encoding uncharacterized protein LOC123680983, which produces MNYVKVCCFAFCLVLLSIFVIAHDTVTTNANDPDCGKGPCGWAVYNRFTRNIDFFMGNKCSCKPELNCTRDDDDISITAYVYRCKDLSKIPTTS; this is translated from the exons ATGAACTACGTTAAAGTTTGTTGTTTCGCTTTCTGTTTAGTGCTcctgtcaatttttgttataGCCCACGACACAGTTACCACCAACGCAAat gaccCCGATTGTGGAAAGGGACCCTGTGGATGGGCTGTTTATAACAGATTTACTAGAAATATTGATTTCTTTATGGGAAATAA GTGTTCCTGTAAGCCAGAACTGAACTGTACAAGGGACGATGATGACATATCTATAACCGCCTACGTTTACAGATGTAAAGATTTAAGCAAGATACCGACGACTTCATGA